From the unidentified bacterial endosymbiont genome, one window contains:
- a CDS encoding putative PEP-binding protein, which produces MEIEVSLSGELPDARIYEEVSAVGLLRGEYIFRRAGKYLTAADGRQIMETYIENILRTFPDKDVWYRFIDAPANEINMLEGYDEYVLEEFPTIGLRGMRRAMALPRTFDLEFDVVTTLARKHKNLHIMFPYICEMSEIEFGMDYVRRFSFPNKVSCMLETPAALWHAKDIQRLGLENFLVGMNDLSSLVVGASRGSGFDRHNHPAIIGMLKTLRQTLSNGRLSIAGYMKPEFLDIARQTGMDAITVHYSSFPAFFGDRFSGYQDMDFMLNFKKQDNSKRLRLWAQSLLDVANDTNSMTIQGLHWHQKAKS; this is translated from the coding sequence ATGGAAATAGAAGTCTCTTTGAGCGGCGAACTCCCCGACGCGCGTATTTATGAGGAAGTCTCGGCCGTGGGTCTGCTCCGGGGTGAGTATATTTTTCGCCGCGCCGGAAAATACCTGACGGCTGCCGACGGGCGTCAGATCATGGAAACGTATATCGAAAACATTCTGCGAACCTTCCCGGATAAAGATGTCTGGTACCGCTTTATCGATGCGCCAGCGAATGAAATTAATATGCTGGAAGGCTATGACGAGTACGTTTTAGAAGAGTTTCCGACTATCGGCTTACGCGGAATGCGTCGTGCGATGGCATTGCCACGCACCTTCGATCTGGAATTTGACGTGGTTACCACCCTCGCCAGGAAGCATAAAAATCTGCACATCATGTTTCCCTACATCTGCGAAATGTCAGAGATCGAATTTGGCATGGATTATGTTCGCCGCTTCAGTTTCCCCAATAAAGTGTCATGCATGCTGGAAACGCCGGCCGCCCTGTGGCACGCCAAAGATATCCAGCGGCTCGGTCTGGAAAACTTCCTCGTCGGCATGAACGATCTCAGTAGCCTGGTAGTAGGCGCCAGCCGCGGAAGCGGTTTCGATCGCCATAACCATCCGGCGATTATCGGCATGCTTAAAACCCTGCGCCAGACGCTAAGCAACGGACGCCTGAGCATTGCCGGCTACATGAAGCCCGAATTCCTGGATATTGCCAGACAAACCGGGATGGATGCCATTACCGTGCATTACTCCTCCTTCCCGGCCTTTTTTGGCGACCGTTTTTCCGGGTATCAGGATATGGACTTTATGCTGAACTTCAAAAAGCAGGATAACAGCAAACGCCTAAGATTGTGGGCGCAGTCTCTGCTGGATGTCGCCAATGACACCAATTCAATGACGATTCAGGGCCTGCACTGGCACCAAAAAGCCAAATCGTAA
- a CDS encoding FAD/NAD(P)-binding protein: MDNVVVAIVGGGPRAVYALERLLALLTNCPPVRQLSIHIFDNTGRFGAGMAHSDRQSKSCYLNRPVDQIAFAADESVSMANALLPASLRLNFYHWCRQRFYATGDARFDLQPHDMPHRYLHGLALRDYFDTYADALRALPGITVTTHAEEVTRVTRDPPAFLLHTPGLPAGLRADYALFVTGHTPCRAHWQTAEARYQRGLTYTSYAYPLDQLDSVDAGSRIALSGMGLTAIDICLHLTEGRGGRFVRTARGPLRYQASGHEPVQIIALSRSGQLYTARARNQKTADDLHRPHFFSEQAIASLRRHRGRSTVLRDGNVCRQLDFRQDVFPLIVLEMAWIYYRTLFGERFAQNVSAALAPHYQAFLTHTGPDVRYDVDTLMALWGDHFRQMAHALSLARQGTVHSGQAVQEAAAAYVCTLTDESVTPEQAIERLRALTREEIKWRHAQNIYHHQFDWQAIFYPSARRQRPGKAEQLDALARDLAFAAQGNLSNPLKAACDGVWRDLRPVFSAATDFGGLTPASQQDFIRHWLSHYNRLSNGAGTEAMEKLGCLIACGRVTIAPGGTRVRACGPLRGYRLAGRHYQQRVDHLCCARLHPFDARRQRNPLYPSLLAAGLARLWENRGADGTRFIPGALDLTRDFHPVDDQNHFERRLTFLGAPAEGLCFFQNAAARPDTNSAILSAVNNWATDLLAQMAESTQPVTETERL; the protein is encoded by the coding sequence ATGGATAACGTGGTGGTGGCAATCGTCGGCGGCGGTCCGCGCGCAGTGTACGCCCTGGAGCGTCTGCTGGCGCTCTTGACTAACTGCCCGCCCGTACGTCAGCTCTCGATTCACATCTTTGATAACACAGGACGTTTTGGCGCAGGGATGGCGCACAGCGATCGCCAGAGCAAAAGCTGCTATCTGAACCGCCCGGTCGATCAAATCGCCTTTGCCGCCGATGAGTCCGTCAGCATGGCAAACGCCCTGCTTCCCGCGTCGCTGCGCCTTAACTTTTATCACTGGTGTCGTCAGCGTTTTTACGCGACGGGCGACGCCCGTTTTGATTTACAGCCCCATGACATGCCGCATCGCTATTTACACGGCCTGGCGCTGCGCGACTATTTCGATACTTACGCCGACGCCCTGCGAGCCCTGCCCGGCATAACGGTAACGACGCATGCAGAAGAGGTCACGCGCGTCACGCGCGATCCCCCTGCTTTTCTGCTGCATACCCCAGGGTTACCGGCAGGTTTGCGCGCCGACTATGCGCTCTTTGTGACCGGACATACCCCTTGCCGCGCCCACTGGCAAACGGCTGAAGCGCGTTATCAACGCGGCTTAACCTATACGTCATACGCTTATCCGCTGGATCAACTGGACAGCGTGGACGCCGGTAGCCGCATCGCCCTCAGCGGTATGGGCCTCACCGCCATCGACATCTGCCTGCATTTGACGGAGGGACGGGGAGGTCGTTTTGTTCGCACGGCGCGGGGTCCTTTGCGTTATCAAGCCAGCGGCCATGAGCCGGTGCAAATTATCGCCCTGAGCCGAAGCGGCCAGCTTTATACCGCCCGGGCGCGCAATCAAAAAACCGCCGACGATCTGCACCGCCCGCACTTTTTTAGTGAACAGGCCATCGCTTCCCTGCGGCGTCACCGGGGTCGGTCGACCGTGCTGCGCGATGGTAACGTCTGTCGGCAGCTCGATTTCAGGCAGGATGTTTTTCCCTTAATCGTACTGGAAATGGCGTGGATCTATTACCGGACCCTGTTCGGCGAGCGGTTCGCGCAGAACGTCAGCGCGGCGCTGGCGCCACATTATCAGGCGTTTTTGACGCATACGGGCCCGGACGTCCGGTACGATGTTGACACGCTGATGGCACTCTGGGGCGACCATTTTCGTCAGATGGCACACGCGCTGAGCCTGGCCCGTCAGGGCACCGTCCACTCGGGCCAGGCCGTTCAGGAGGCGGCAGCCGCGTATGTTTGCACGCTGACGGATGAATCTGTCACGCCGGAGCAGGCCATTGAGCGCCTGCGCGCGCTCACCCGGGAGGAGATCAAATGGCGTCACGCCCAAAATATCTATCACCATCAATTCGACTGGCAGGCTATTTTTTACCCCAGCGCGCGCAGGCAACGGCCTGGCAAAGCGGAACAACTCGACGCACTGGCGCGCGATCTGGCCTTTGCCGCACAGGGCAATCTCTCTAACCCCCTGAAGGCCGCCTGCGACGGTGTCTGGCGCGATTTACGCCCCGTCTTCTCGGCAGCCACCGATTTTGGCGGCCTGACGCCCGCCTCGCAGCAGGATTTTATCCGCCACTGGCTCTCCCACTATAACCGCCTGTCCAATGGCGCAGGTACAGAAGCCATGGAGAAGCTGGGCTGCCTGATTGCCTGTGGACGGGTAACGATCGCCCCTGGCGGAACCCGCGTCCGCGCTTGCGGCCCGCTTCGCGGTTACCGGCTCGCGGGTCGGCACTATCAGCAACGGGTAGACCACCTGTGCTGCGCCCGTTTACACCCCTTCGATGCGCGTCGGCAACGTAATCCTCTCTACCCTTCCCTGCTCGCCGCCGGGCTGGCGCGCCTGTGGGAAAATCGTGGCGCAGACGGGACGCGCTTTATCCCCGGCGCCCTGGATCTCACGCGCGACTTTCATCCTGTCGATGACCAAAACCACTTTGAGAGGCGATTAACGTTTCTGGGGGCACCGGCTGAAGGGCTCTGTTTTTTCCAGAATGCAGCCGCACGTCCCGACACCAATAGCGCTATTCTCAGCGCCGTCAATAACTGGGCCACCGATCTGCTGGCCCAGATGGCAGAAAGCACGCAGCCGGTAACCGAAACGGAGCGACTATGA
- a CDS encoding alkaline phosphatase family protein, with protein MTAQAASRVSQRQFRERIMARMSRNTHQIVFALDGIPGKRVDPLWQTPVIERWQAVFPTTSTTGWLSSLTGLGVKEHGIPGVVFRHNHQPDSLINLCQYQGEALAIPTDNIFHDARRCGYLPQAAIGDLLPIEGAWTRALLDGAEIIDRTAFFTLSPPQPVWVILNALETTIERALRRAATPSLVWIFIDVDHYIHTQGYDAYVMAFLQGIDELAVRLAQRGYDTIAHSDHGLVPVLHDEQVAQQIALLCERFDATMGGAGLTRWFYVPGTRLTEFQHALTDRLGEFAEVIPAAELDDVPARAGNLFLIARGERFIAPPGYRYEHGSRQPDELDVFYAVWEAQC; from the coding sequence ATGACAGCACAAGCAGCGTCGCGCGTAAGCCAGCGGCAATTTCGTGAGCGCATAATGGCGCGCATGTCGCGCAACACGCACCAGATTGTGTTTGCCCTGGATGGCATCCCCGGTAAACGGGTTGACCCCCTGTGGCAAACGCCGGTCATTGAACGCTGGCAGGCGGTTTTTCCCACCACCTCCACCACCGGCTGGCTCAGCAGCCTGACCGGGCTCGGCGTGAAAGAACACGGTATTCCCGGCGTCGTGTTCAGGCACAACCACCAACCGGATTCGCTTATCAATCTCTGCCAGTATCAGGGGGAAGCGCTGGCAATCCCTACGGATAACATTTTCCATGACGCGCGCCGCTGCGGTTATCTCCCGCAAGCCGCGATCGGCGATCTGCTCCCCATTGAAGGAGCCTGGACGCGCGCATTACTGGATGGCGCAGAAATTATCGACCGAACCGCTTTTTTTACCCTTTCGCCGCCACAGCCGGTTTGGGTCATTCTCAACGCGCTGGAAACCACAATTGAGCGCGCGCTCCGGCGGGCAGCCACCCCGAGCCTGGTCTGGATATTTATCGATGTCGATCATTACATCCATACGCAGGGCTATGACGCTTACGTTATGGCATTTCTGCAGGGTATAGATGAGCTCGCCGTCAGGCTGGCGCAGCGGGGCTACGATACCATCGCACATTCCGATCATGGCCTGGTGCCCGTTCTTCACGACGAGCAGGTAGCCCAACAGATTGCCCTGCTGTGCGAAAGGTTCGATGCCACCATGGGGGGGGCCGGGCTGACGCGCTGGTTCTATGTTCCCGGTACCAGGCTCACCGAATTCCAGCATGCCCTGACCGACCGCCTGGGAGAGTTTGCCGAGGTCATTCCCGCCGCAGAACTGGATGATGTGCCTGCCCGCGCGGGCAATCTGTTCCTGATTGCGCGTGGTGAACGGTTTATCGCCCCGCCAGGCTACCGGTATGAACACGGCTCACGCCAGCCGGACGAACTCGACGTCTTTTATGCCGTATGGGAGGCGCAATGTTAA
- a CDS encoding aminotransferase class I/II-fold pyridoxal phosphate-dependent enzyme, with protein MLNRAIDSYRHLKLDDTPERLNLAWTQDERDFITPSLNGLITRSLQEEIEGLLPATWHYAVDDPWGEQRLAPAIAHYFGIQKKDFALACGAGVIQLLSTLPALSAGRHVAIASEVYPDFPWWLTHSGRRAERISSATVAESVRQASSLDSNLYFLERPALMQGAVTSLESIYELGDALASAGIRLLIDESNANYLAPSCSAVHLLARLPNLIVLRGMSKAWGLGGLRMGFCLSSPALRNILREHIPPLLNPSLTLRITYALLMAKDSTLALRARIQEQKQAALGLFSGWPVIPSSEAMPYIFLPSGEEPALRRLGIGGKQHHFWQKADTSTTLLRLSVPLEASRMQRLEQALKEHTR; from the coding sequence ATGTTAAACCGGGCGATTGATTCCTACCGCCATCTTAAGCTTGATGATACGCCCGAGCGGTTAAATCTGGCCTGGACGCAGGATGAGCGGGATTTTATTACCCCCTCCCTGAACGGCCTGATTACGCGCAGCCTGCAGGAGGAAATTGAGGGTCTGCTACCTGCGACCTGGCATTACGCCGTTGACGACCCCTGGGGGGAACAGCGCCTTGCGCCCGCCATCGCCCACTATTTTGGTATTCAGAAAAAGGATTTTGCGCTGGCCTGTGGAGCCGGAGTCATTCAACTGCTGAGCACGTTGCCCGCGCTGAGCGCCGGGCGGCACGTCGCCATCGCCAGTGAGGTTTACCCGGACTTTCCCTGGTGGTTAACCCACTCCGGGCGACGCGCAGAACGCATCTCATCCGCGACGGTGGCGGAAAGCGTCCGGCAGGCCAGCAGCCTGGATAGCAATCTCTATTTCCTGGAGCGCCCCGCGCTTATGCAGGGCGCAGTCACGTCCCTTGAGAGCATTTATGAACTGGGGGACGCGCTGGCGAGCGCGGGCATCAGGCTGCTGATTGATGAATCCAATGCCAACTACCTTGCACCCTCCTGTAGCGCGGTTCATCTGCTGGCCCGTCTGCCAAACCTCATCGTACTGCGCGGCATGTCAAAAGCCTGGGGGCTGGGCGGGCTGCGGATGGGATTTTGTCTCTCCTCCCCGGCGCTCAGAAACATACTCCGGGAACATATTCCGCCATTGTTAAATCCGTCATTAACGCTGCGGATCACCTACGCTCTGCTGATGGCTAAAGACAGTACCCTCGCGCTGCGAGCGCGAATCCAGGAGCAGAAACAAGCCGCGCTCGGGCTATTTTCCGGCTGGCCGGTGATCCCCTCCAGCGAAGCCATGCCCTATATTTTTCTCCCCTCAGGCGAAGAGCCCGCACTGCGAAGACTGGGGATTGGTGGAAAACAGCACCATTTCTGGCAGAAAGCCGATACCTCTACCACCCTGTTGCGCCTCAGCGTCCCGCTGGAGGCCAGCAGAATGCAGCGCCTCGAACAGGCCCTGAAGGAACACACGCGATGA
- a CDS encoding nucleotidyltransferase family protein — translation MITTHATLDRLLCRFLFDPQHAGEQAQALTAEQWQHGLERAVRHKILPHVAALYQQYQASPLPEKYQTMLHTHALERSSWLAALRLAAPFSQSANAMLMKGFGHEILYPEKMDRFAKDLDVVVADFTTFCHIATQLLNNGFHLPFMTQLVWRKELKSWQGLARFIHREGNEDGGVELHIGQFAVDDNLQLSWLALRAHATEKRFGELALCVPDTPMMLTVFFMELATRPECMLRDLYDGYCLCMTLTDQDQLNALATALTNAGLGEQVIKLIAAFVRFDQSPPYELVQLEERVRTRGTSGTAGWRNRLRKGLDSACQKADVLLRIFGVFDRPWAIGLAMQFAIPIYGILINPHPQPLQQVKKGRYRLLMTPAGTFLLGGVGVFSDEEIAYLQSVLASSPIPLTPEPEP, via the coding sequence ATGATAACTACGCACGCTACCCTCGATCGGCTGTTATGCCGTTTTTTGTTTGATCCTCAGCATGCCGGCGAGCAGGCGCAAGCCTTGACGGCGGAACAGTGGCAACACGGCCTTGAACGCGCCGTTAGGCATAAAATTCTGCCGCACGTCGCGGCGCTCTACCAGCAGTATCAGGCCTCGCCGCTGCCGGAAAAGTATCAAACGATGTTGCACACCCACGCGCTTGAGCGTTCCAGCTGGCTTGCCGCGCTACGGCTCGCCGCCCCTTTCAGCCAAAGCGCCAACGCCATGTTAATGAAGGGCTTTGGTCATGAGATCCTCTACCCTGAAAAAATGGATCGGTTCGCAAAAGACCTGGATGTGGTCGTCGCTGATTTCACTACCTTCTGCCATATAGCCACCCAGTTGCTCAATAATGGCTTTCATTTGCCCTTTATGACGCAGTTGGTATGGCGCAAGGAGTTGAAAAGCTGGCAGGGGCTGGCCCGCTTTATCCATCGGGAGGGAAATGAAGACGGCGGCGTTGAGCTGCATATCGGTCAGTTTGCGGTCGATGATAACCTCCAGCTCAGTTGGCTTGCGCTGCGCGCGCATGCCACTGAAAAACGCTTCGGGGAGCTTGCGCTCTGCGTGCCAGATACCCCGATGATGCTCACCGTATTTTTCATGGAGCTTGCTACACGCCCGGAGTGCATGCTGCGGGATCTCTATGATGGTTACTGCCTGTGCATGACGCTCACCGACCAGGATCAACTTAACGCTCTGGCCACGGCCCTGACGAATGCGGGCCTTGGCGAGCAGGTCATAAAGCTGATTGCGGCCTTTGTCCGCTTCGACCAGTCGCCTCCGTACGAGCTGGTTCAGCTTGAGGAAAGGGTCCGTACGCGGGGGACATCGGGCACGGCTGGCTGGCGTAATCGGTTACGAAAAGGTCTCGATAGCGCCTGCCAGAAAGCCGACGTTTTGCTGCGGATCTTCGGTGTTTTCGACAGACCCTGGGCCATTGGTCTGGCTATGCAGTTCGCCATCCCGATTTACGGCATTCTGATCAATCCCCATCCACAGCCGTTGCAGCAGGTGAAAAAGGGGCGTTACAGGCTGCTAATGACGCCAGCAGGCACCTTCTTGCTGGGCGGCGTGGGCGTCTTCAGCGATGAAGAGATCGCGTATTTACAGTCGGTTCTCGCCTCATCGCCTATCCCTTTGACACCCGAGCCGGAGCCATAA